One stretch of Ananas comosus cultivar F153 linkage group 6, ASM154086v1, whole genome shotgun sequence DNA includes these proteins:
- the LOC109712097 gene encoding uncharacterized protein LOC109712097, with the protein MRGIKLFGIRGKLSPRYLGPFEILERVGAVAYRVALPPRLAGVHDVFHVSNLRKYVHDPDHVLSFEPSKIQEDMTYKEFPAYIIDREVRKLRNRKIPYVKIRWCNHDDREATWGLESAMREHYPHLFDELN; encoded by the coding sequence ATGAGAGGGATTAAGCTGTTTGGaatccgtgggaagctaagtccccggtaccttgGACCGTTCGAAATACTGGAACGGGTCGGCGCGGTGGCATACCGAGTAGCATTACCACCAAGACTTGCAGGAGTGCACGATGTGTTCCACGtgtcgaatctccgcaagtatgttcacgacCCCGATCATGTTCTCTCGTTTGAACCGTCCAAGAttcaagaggacatgacctatAAGGAGTTTCCGGCGTACatcatcgatcgagaagtaagaaaactacgaaatcgTAAGATTCCGTACGTAAAGATTCGTTGGTGTAACCACGACGACCGGGAAGCTACTTGGGGGCTCGAGAGCGCAATGCGGGAGCATTACCCTCATCTCTTCGACGAGCTGAACTAA